The following are encoded together in the Thermosipho affectus genome:
- the mreB gene encoding rod shape-determining protein, with amino-acid sequence MFKRYDMGIDLGTANTLVYVRDKGIVINEPSVVAINVENDEVLKVGNEAKNMIGKTPSYIKAIRPLKDGVIADYNVALAMLTYFINRAQNGFSFFRPMVVVGVPVGITEVESRAILEAGNEAGAKRVFLIEEPMATAIGANLNVEEPTGNMVVDIGGGTTEIAVISLGSLVTWTSIRVAGDELDEAIIQYVREVYRVIIGERTAERVKIEIGNVFPDKEYDELETSITGIDLSSGLPKRLVLRGGEIREALKPIIMQIVDSTKATLEKTPPELVADITEKGIVVAGGGALLRGITTLMKKETGIEAFVADEPMTCVARGAGMVLDKVSILSRLRRNE; translated from the coding sequence ATGTTTAAAAGATACGATATGGGGATAGATTTGGGGACTGCTAATACATTAGTCTATGTAAGAGATAAAGGGATAGTAATAAATGAACCTTCGGTTGTTGCAATAAATGTAGAAAATGATGAAGTTTTAAAAGTTGGAAATGAAGCAAAAAATATGATTGGAAAAACTCCTTCATATATAAAAGCAATACGGCCATTGAAAGACGGAGTTATTGCTGATTACAATGTAGCACTTGCTATGCTTACTTATTTTATTAATAGAGCTCAAAATGGTTTTTCATTTTTCAGACCCATGGTTGTTGTTGGAGTACCTGTGGGAATTACTGAAGTTGAAAGTAGGGCAATACTTGAGGCAGGTAATGAAGCTGGTGCAAAACGAGTTTTTTTAATAGAAGAACCTATGGCTACAGCTATCGGTGCTAATTTGAATGTTGAGGAACCAACGGGCAATATGGTAGTGGACATAGGAGGAGGTACTACCGAAATTGCCGTTATTTCCTTGGGAAGTCTTGTTACTTGGACTTCAATTAGGGTTGCGGGAGATGAACTTGATGAGGCGATTATCCAATATGTAAGAGAAGTGTATAGAGTGATAATTGGTGAGAGAACAGCAGAAAGGGTTAAAATTGAGATTGGAAATGTATTTCCAGATAAGGAATATGATGAACTTGAAACGAGCATTACCGGAATAGATTTGTCAAGCGGACTTCCAAAAAGGCTTGTGTTAAGAGGTGGTGAAATAAGAGAAGCTTTGAAACCTATAATAATGCAAATTGTAGATTCTACAAAGGCAACTTTGGAAAAGACTCCTCCGGAGTTAGTGGCAGATATTACAGAGAAAGGAATAGTAGTTGCAGGTGGAGGAGCACTACTTAGGGGTATTACTACGTTGATGAAGAAAGAGACGGGAATAGAGGCGTTTGTTGCAGATGAACCTATGACTTGCGTAGCACGTGGTGCAGGGATGGTACTTGATAAAGTTTCAATATTATCAAGATTGAGGAGAAATGAATGA
- the ftsA gene encoding cell division protein FtsA, protein MGKWDPVTSIDIGNHSIKGVVINYSNDGKEVIAYSTIKSKGIESGEIKDVVALNESMNVLIENLEEQIGKNLKGDFLVSSSVGNFKLQEIREELILTESESSVAINEKHVEELKSLILGTILGDNNNVYHSYIKKYILDEKKIVFNPVNMNAKKLEGVYSFIIGDNMHRSIVDYATRDTIGEAEYFISPISAAEAVLTSFEKDSGVVHVDLGHYSTVVTIFLNNAPIKFVRIQKSIRHVVLDIARVLKTSINEAERLLKIYGIAVFENIEPSVIEYKALDNRTNLEVNRELLARIIYARLREIFLNVRKIYRDAMLDYKEFKDLGIPGGVVLTGGGAKISRITDVASDVLKCSVRVGSFVNTDEFIIEENEQILSDPQFSAVFGNVLQFEKEESSEFISSKNKSKSSFGFGEFFRKLFKGE, encoded by the coding sequence ATGGGTAAATGGGATCCTGTAACTTCTATAGATATAGGTAATCATAGTATAAAAGGAGTTGTGATTAATTATTCTAATGATGGGAAAGAAGTTATTGCATATTCAACCATTAAGTCCAAAGGAATTGAATCAGGAGAAATAAAGGATGTTGTTGCGCTTAATGAATCTATGAATGTTTTGATTGAAAATTTGGAGGAACAAATTGGAAAAAATTTAAAAGGAGATTTTTTGGTCTCTTCAAGTGTGGGGAATTTCAAGCTTCAGGAGATTAGGGAAGAATTAATACTTACCGAATCTGAAAGTTCTGTTGCCATTAATGAGAAACACGTAGAAGAGTTGAAAAGTTTGATTTTAGGAACTATACTTGGGGATAATAATAATGTTTATCATTCATATATAAAGAAATATATTTTGGATGAAAAGAAAATAGTTTTTAATCCTGTTAACATGAATGCGAAAAAGTTAGAAGGTGTTTATTCATTTATAATTGGTGACAATATGCATAGAAGTATTGTAGATTATGCCACAAGGGATACAATAGGAGAGGCAGAATATTTCATATCTCCTATTTCAGCGGCAGAAGCTGTTTTGACTAGTTTTGAAAAGGATAGTGGAGTTGTACATGTGGATTTGGGACACTATTCAACTGTGGTTACCATATTCTTGAACAACGCACCTATAAAATTTGTGAGAATTCAAAAATCGATTAGGCATGTTGTATTAGACATAGCGAGGGTTTTGAAGACATCTATAAACGAAGCAGAAAGACTTTTAAAGATTTATGGAATAGCTGTTTTTGAAAATATTGAACCAAGTGTTATAGAATACAAGGCGTTGGATAACAGAACGAATTTAGAGGTAAATAGAGAACTTCTTGCAAGAATAATTTATGCAAGATTAAGGGAAATTTTCTTGAACGTTAGAAAAATTTATAGAGATGCAATGTTAGATTATAAAGAATTTAAAGATTTGGGAATACCAGGTGGTGTGGTTTTGACTGGTGGAGGTGCTAAAATTTCTAGGATTACAGATGTGGCCTCCGATGTGTTGAAATGTTCTGTGAGAGTTGGAAGCTTTGTAAATACAGATGAATTTATCATTGAGGAGAATGAACAAATATTGTCTGATCCGCAATTTTCAGCGGTATTTGGAAATGTTTTGCAATTTGAAAAAGAAGAGAGTTCAGAATTTATATCCAGTAAGAATAAATCAAAAAGTTCTTTTGGATTTGGTGAATTTTTTAGAAAATTGTTTAAGGGGGAATAA
- the alaS gene encoding alanine--tRNA ligase — MQSEEIRQLFLEFFEKKGHKILPSASLIPDDPQLMFTVAGMVPFKPIFWGKVDPIYTRIATCQKCIRTTDIENVGRTPRHHTFFEMLGNFSFGDYFKREAIELAWEFITQILKIPEEKLWISVYEKDDEAYEIWRNVGIPSQKILRLGKEDNFWGPAGPTGPCGPDTEIFYDTGMEVETADGKEPNPANTEGRFVEIWNLVFTEYYQDENGNLLPLKRRNIDTGAGLERIAAMMQGVYYNFDTDLFLPIINRISDILKVDYAKDQRKDVSIRVIADHIRALVFLISDGVFPSNEGRGYVLRRILRRAARHGKLLGADRPFLYNVVDAVVEKMGKIYPEIVEKSNFVKKIIHGEEERFLQNLNKGLEIVEKVVRESGGKIDGKSAFKLYDTYGFPLDILKDLANENGYVLDEEGFNKYMEEQRKKARNAAGEVEFSERTEYESLNFHTEFVGYDTLETDVKVLKIKTDDFVDSVENVECELVFDVTPFYPEKGGQVSDKGVISFENGNFEVKHVYLPVEGIIVHKGVLKGRVKVGDKGVARVDMDKRKATARNHTATHLLHAALRKILGTHVRQAGSLVEPERLRFDFTHYEALTEKQIKEVEKLVNKIVLEAIDVETEIMSYDEAVSKGAMALFEEKYGDKVRVVKVSDFSEELCGGTHVKNTGEIGLFKIISEGSVSAGVRRIEAITGMVSLNYLKSLENNWKKIKNLLEANDRDVFAKIEKLKTDIKLLESKFKKFQKNMVNVEKLLEEVNLESNIKYLVKEFEGLEVETLREISDRIIDKGVDLVVFFNKQNDKVVLIVKRRKDLKKLHAGEIAKTLSKVLGGGGGGRPDFAQAGGKEVSKISDAKKKLVEILKEC, encoded by the coding sequence ATGCAAAGCGAAGAGATAAGGCAGCTATTTCTAGAATTTTTCGAGAAGAAAGGTCATAAAATTTTACCTAGTGCTTCTTTGATTCCAGATGACCCACAATTAATGTTTACAGTTGCGGGTATGGTTCCTTTTAAACCTATTTTTTGGGGAAAGGTTGATCCTATTTATACACGTATAGCAACGTGTCAAAAATGTATAAGAACAACTGATATAGAGAATGTGGGAAGAACACCAAGACATCATACTTTTTTTGAAATGCTTGGAAATTTTTCTTTTGGTGATTATTTTAAAAGAGAGGCAATTGAATTGGCATGGGAATTTATAACACAAATTTTAAAAATACCAGAAGAGAAGTTGTGGATATCGGTGTATGAAAAAGATGATGAAGCATACGAAATTTGGAGAAATGTAGGAATACCTTCGCAAAAAATTTTAAGGTTGGGAAAGGAAGATAATTTTTGGGGGCCTGCGGGTCCTACAGGTCCTTGTGGACCGGACACTGAAATTTTTTACGATACAGGTATGGAAGTTGAAACTGCAGATGGCAAAGAACCAAATCCTGCAAATACAGAAGGGCGTTTTGTGGAGATATGGAATTTAGTTTTTACGGAATATTATCAAGATGAAAATGGAAATTTATTACCTTTGAAGAGAAGAAATATCGATACAGGTGCTGGGTTGGAAAGAATTGCCGCAATGATGCAAGGCGTATATTATAACTTTGATACTGATTTATTTTTACCTATTATAAATAGGATTTCTGATATTTTGAAAGTTGATTATGCAAAAGATCAGAGAAAGGACGTATCAATTCGTGTTATTGCTGATCATATTAGAGCTTTAGTATTTTTAATTTCCGATGGTGTGTTTCCATCTAACGAAGGAAGAGGCTATGTTTTAAGAAGAATTTTACGAAGGGCTGCAAGGCATGGTAAGTTACTTGGAGCAGATAGGCCATTTTTGTACAATGTTGTAGATGCTGTAGTAGAGAAAATGGGAAAGATTTACCCGGAAATTGTGGAGAAATCTAATTTTGTTAAAAAAATTATTCATGGAGAAGAAGAGAGGTTTTTACAAAATTTGAATAAAGGACTTGAAATTGTAGAAAAAGTTGTCAGAGAATCTGGGGGAAAAATAGATGGAAAATCTGCTTTTAAATTATACGATACTTATGGATTTCCACTGGATATTTTAAAGGATCTTGCAAATGAAAATGGATATGTACTTGATGAAGAGGGTTTCAATAAATACATGGAGGAACAAAGAAAAAAGGCGAGGAATGCAGCAGGAGAAGTTGAATTTTCTGAAAGAACAGAATATGAGTCTTTGAATTTTCACACAGAATTTGTAGGATACGATACACTAGAGACAGATGTAAAAGTTTTAAAGATTAAGACAGATGATTTTGTCGATAGTGTTGAAAACGTAGAATGTGAGTTGGTTTTTGATGTTACTCCTTTTTATCCTGAAAAAGGTGGACAGGTTTCCGATAAAGGTGTAATTAGTTTTGAAAATGGTAATTTTGAGGTCAAACATGTATATTTACCCGTTGAAGGAATAATAGTTCATAAAGGAGTGTTAAAGGGAAGGGTAAAAGTTGGTGATAAAGGTGTTGCAAGGGTGGACATGGATAAAAGAAAAGCTACTGCAAGAAATCATACAGCAACGCATTTATTGCATGCGGCGTTAAGAAAGATATTGGGGACTCATGTTAGACAAGCAGGTTCTTTGGTTGAACCTGAAAGATTGAGGTTTGATTTTACGCATTATGAAGCGTTAACAGAAAAGCAGATAAAAGAGGTTGAAAAGCTTGTAAATAAAATAGTTTTAGAAGCAATAGATGTGGAAACGGAAATTATGTCTTATGATGAGGCTGTTAGCAAAGGAGCGATGGCATTATTTGAAGAGAAGTATGGAGATAAAGTTAGAGTTGTAAAAGTATCAGATTTTAGTGAAGAGTTGTGTGGAGGTACACATGTAAAAAATACTGGAGAAATAGGATTGTTTAAAATTATCAGTGAGGGTTCAGTTAGTGCTGGTGTGCGAAGAATTGAGGCAATAACTGGAATGGTTAGTTTGAATTATTTAAAATCTCTGGAGAATAATTGGAAAAAGATTAAAAATTTACTTGAAGCAAATGACAGGGATGTATTTGCAAAAATTGAAAAATTGAAAACAGATATCAAGTTATTGGAATCAAAATTCAAAAAATTTCAGAAAAATATGGTTAATGTTGAGAAGTTATTGGAAGAAGTTAATTTGGAAAGTAACATAAAGTATTTAGTTAAAGAATTTGAAGGATTGGAAGTTGAGACATTAAGGGAGATATCCGATAGGATAATTGATAAGGGTGTGGATCTTGTAGTATTTTTTAACAAACAAAATGATAAGGTAGTGTTGATAGTAAAAAGAAGAAAAGACTTAAAAAAATTACATGCTGGTGAAATTGCAAAAACTTTATCTAAAGTTTTAGGTGGCGGTGGTGGTGGAAGACCAGATTTTGCCCAGGCAGGTGGCAAAGAAGTTTCAAAGATAAGTGATGCAAAGAAAAAATTAGTTGAAATTTTAAAGGAGTGTTAG
- the frr gene encoding ribosome recycling factor — MKEPIIKETEEKMKKSVNSIDEELKKLRTGRPSPALLEEIKVDYYGVPTPVNQVATVNVTEERSLIIKPWEKNLLGAIEKAIQSSDLGLNPMNDGNVVRLVFPTPTTEQRQKWVKKAKDIVEHGKIAVRNIRRDSIKVLKEMKKDGEISEDDERRLEKEIQNLTDKYVEELDKLFEKKEKEIMEF, encoded by the coding sequence ATGAAGGAACCTATTATAAAGGAAACGGAAGAAAAGATGAAAAAAAGTGTGAATTCGATTGATGAAGAATTAAAAAAATTGAGAACAGGAAGACCATCTCCTGCACTTTTAGAAGAAATAAAAGTAGATTACTATGGAGTGCCTACTCCAGTAAATCAGGTTGCAACGGTAAATGTAACAGAAGAACGTTCGTTGATTATTAAGCCTTGGGAGAAAAATTTACTTGGAGCTATAGAAAAGGCAATTCAAAGTAGTGATTTAGGATTAAATCCAATGAATGATGGTAATGTTGTTAGATTGGTATTTCCTACTCCAACCACAGAACAAAGACAGAAATGGGTAAAAAAAGCAAAAGACATAGTTGAACATGGGAAAATTGCCGTTAGGAATATAAGAAGAGATAGTATAAAGGTGTTAAAAGAAATGAAAAAAGATGGAGAAATTTCTGAGGATGATGAAAGAAGGTTAGAAAAGGAAATACAAAACTTAACTGACAAATATGTTGAAGAGTTGGATAAGTTATTTGAGAAGAAAGAAAAGGAGATAATGGAGTTTTAA
- the ftsZ gene encoding cell division protein FtsZ has translation MAFNVKKEESFSKIMPVIKVVGVGGAGCNAVNRMVESGIDDVKFIAVNTDAQVLEVSKADEIVQIGEKLTKGLGAGGNPKVGEEAALEDKKKLEEILRGTDMLFITAGFGGGTGTGAAPVIAEIAKNLGILTVAVVTTPFYFEGDPRWKAAMQGIRKIHQHVDTLIKISNNKLLEEFSSDITFVDAFKKADETLYQGIKGISELITKRGIINLDFADIESVMRNAGAAMLGIGVGKGENRATIAARNALESKLVEHPIENANSIILNITASNSFKLHEMQEAAVIIRQTCSENADLKLGINVDPEMPEDEVRVTLIATGLEREEDFLYSQEDIPALFKFGLEVMGNDGKKV, from the coding sequence ATGGCATTTAATGTAAAAAAAGAAGAGAGTTTTTCAAAAATAATGCCTGTTATAAAAGTTGTTGGTGTTGGAGGAGCAGGTTGTAATGCCGTGAATAGAATGGTTGAGTCTGGTATAGATGATGTGAAGTTTATTGCCGTTAATACAGATGCACAAGTTCTTGAAGTAAGTAAAGCGGATGAAATTGTGCAAATTGGTGAAAAATTAACCAAAGGTTTAGGAGCTGGTGGTAATCCAAAAGTTGGTGAAGAGGCAGCACTTGAAGATAAAAAGAAGTTAGAAGAAATATTAAGGGGAACTGATATGCTCTTTATTACAGCAGGTTTTGGAGGCGGTACTGGTACTGGTGCAGCTCCAGTTATAGCAGAAATTGCTAAAAATTTGGGGATTTTAACTGTTGCAGTTGTTACTACACCGTTTTATTTTGAAGGTGATCCAAGGTGGAAAGCGGCAATGCAGGGAATTAGAAAAATACATCAACACGTAGATACATTAATAAAGATAAGTAATAATAAGTTATTGGAGGAGTTTTCTTCAGATATAACTTTTGTTGATGCTTTCAAAAAGGCAGATGAAACATTGTATCAAGGTATAAAAGGTATTTCCGAATTAATTACCAAAAGGGGCATTATAAATTTAGATTTTGCCGATATTGAATCTGTAATGAGAAATGCGGGAGCAGCAATGCTTGGAATAGGTGTTGGTAAAGGTGAAAATAGAGCTACAATTGCAGCGAGAAATGCGCTTGAAAGTAAATTAGTTGAACATCCTATTGAAAATGCAAATTCAATAATCTTAAATATAACAGCATCTAATAGTTTTAAATTACATGAGATGCAGGAAGCTGCTGTTATAATAAGACAAACATGCAGTGAGAATGCAGATCTCAAACTTGGTATAAATGTTGATCCTGAAATGCCTGAAGATGAAGTAAGAGTGACTTTGATTGCAACAGGTCTTGAGAGAGAAGAAGACTTTTTATACAGTCAAGAAGATATTCCTGCTTTGTTTAAATTTGGGTTGGAGGTAATGGGAAATGATGGAAAAAAAGTATAA
- a CDS encoding GspE/PulE family protein: MMEKKYKRLGDILIDRGIITKEDLEYALQVQKKTRKPIGEVLVELGFCTWNQIVKALSKQYEVPYFAEKPKVDPTLNLNMKRELMEELRAVPIKLDGDKIVVVTDNVYNISLIKRRLKFLFGKEIEVYLIAPDMFEEVLMEVSSEKKMEFEVSESLYENEEGEEEEENLGEIENEDTPVVRLVNNLLTHAIELDASDIHIEPTGKRNVVVRYRIDGVLKKITEYPKSSHGSVVARIKILSKLDITERRIPQDGKFFMNLNSEQYDFRVSTMPSVNGEKVVMRILKVSQSNKKLEELGYSDYNYERIKQLITHPYGIILVTGPTGSGKSTTLVGIINSLNDEAVNIVTAEDPVEYTIEGVTQCQVNPEIGLTFAKYLRAFLRQDPDIIMVGEIRDKETANLAVEASLTGHLVLSTLHTNTAAGAIDRLLNMGIDPSLISSSLIGVIGQRLVRRVCNNCAREVSLEGEYAEFARKLFPEIPLKQKVAVGCEACNNTGYKGRTAINEVLIVNDELKYLINNRVSLSEITKAAKRGGMRTLFEDGLYKVLNGETTLEEIIRVTGGMYEE, translated from the coding sequence ATGATGGAAAAAAAGTATAAACGATTGGGGGATATTTTAATTGATAGGGGGATAATTACAAAAGAAGATTTGGAATATGCATTACAGGTTCAAAAAAAGACAAGAAAGCCAATTGGAGAAGTTTTAGTTGAATTGGGATTTTGTACTTGGAATCAGATAGTAAAAGCATTGTCTAAGCAGTATGAAGTACCTTATTTTGCCGAAAAGCCCAAAGTAGATCCAACATTGAATTTGAATATGAAAAGAGAATTGATGGAGGAATTAAGGGCAGTTCCAATAAAGCTTGATGGAGATAAAATAGTAGTTGTTACAGATAACGTATATAACATTTCTTTGATAAAAAGAAGGTTGAAGTTTCTTTTTGGGAAAGAGATAGAAGTGTATCTTATAGCACCTGATATGTTTGAAGAAGTTTTAATGGAAGTTTCATCGGAAAAAAAGATGGAGTTTGAAGTTTCAGAATCATTATATGAGAATGAAGAAGGAGAAGAAGAGGAAGAAAATTTGGGTGAAATAGAAAATGAAGATACCCCCGTTGTTAGATTAGTAAACAATTTATTAACACATGCTATTGAATTAGATGCAAGCGATATTCATATAGAACCTACTGGGAAGAGAAATGTTGTTGTTAGATATAGAATTGATGGAGTTTTAAAGAAAATAACGGAATATCCAAAAAGTAGTCATGGTTCTGTTGTGGCAAGGATAAAAATTCTATCAAAACTTGATATCACTGAAAGACGAATACCACAGGATGGCAAGTTTTTTATGAATTTAAATTCTGAACAGTATGACTTTAGGGTTTCCACGATGCCGTCTGTTAATGGAGAAAAGGTTGTCATGAGAATTTTAAAAGTTTCTCAATCAAATAAAAAATTAGAAGAATTGGGCTATAGTGATTATAATTATGAAAGAATTAAGCAATTGATAACTCATCCATATGGAATTATATTGGTTACTGGTCCAACTGGTAGTGGAAAAAGTACTACATTGGTTGGAATAATTAATTCCCTTAACGATGAAGCTGTAAATATAGTTACAGCAGAAGATCCAGTAGAATATACTATTGAAGGTGTCACGCAATGTCAAGTAAATCCGGAAATAGGTCTTACATTTGCAAAGTATCTAAGAGCCTTTTTAAGACAAGATCCAGATATCATAATGGTCGGTGAAATTAGGGATAAGGAAACAGCAAATTTGGCTGTTGAGGCATCACTAACTGGGCATTTAGTTTTATCAACGTTGCATACAAATACTGCAGCAGGTGCAATTGATAGATTGCTGAATATGGGGATTGATCCAAGTCTTATCAGTTCTTCATTGATTGGAGTAATTGGCCAAAGATTGGTGAGAAGAGTTTGTAATAATTGTGCAAGAGAGGTATCCCTTGAGGGAGAGTATGCAGAATTTGCTAGAAAGCTTTTTCCTGAGATACCTTTAAAACAAAAAGTAGCAGTGGGATGTGAAGCTTGTAATAATACTGGGTATAAAGGTAGAACCGCTATTAATGAAGTTTTAATAGTAAATGATGAATTAAAATATTTAATAAATAATAGGGTATCACTTTCAGAGATAACAAAGGCTGCAAAGCGGGGAGGGATGCGTACTTTATTTGAGGATGGTCTTTACAAAGTTTTGAATGGAGAAACAACTCTTGAGGAAATTATAAGGGTGACAGGTGGAATGTATGAGGAATGA
- a CDS encoding phosphatidate cytidylyltransferase: MKEETKVRLFSALIVAPVVVICFVSYQSLIGLVSAIVFLASSELYFSTLMKYKKMGVIVLYIIIVSAFPVLFGLWFINFSMELFSVLFIMGILVTLVLVKNKDIVMEYFGVFSISMIYISFNLSFFIPLYKYYGASLALLTLTLSWAYDSFAYFFGLAFGKHKLSKVYSPNKSYEGLFGGIFGTFIYVLIYFYVMKTFFQCNTNISYLYSVPFAIITGLFDTLGDLFESAIKRAYGLKHIGKFMPGHGGMLDRIDGLLFVAPIIFIFLKIFVG, encoded by the coding sequence GTGAAAGAAGAAACCAAAGTTAGGCTTTTTTCCGCATTAATTGTTGCGCCGGTTGTTGTTATATGCTTTGTTTCGTATCAAAGTTTGATAGGGCTAGTTTCCGCTATTGTTTTTTTGGCAAGTTCTGAGTTATATTTTTCAACGTTGATGAAGTACAAAAAAATGGGAGTAATTGTATTGTATATTATCATTGTTTCCGCATTTCCCGTTTTGTTTGGTTTATGGTTTATAAATTTTTCTATGGAATTGTTTAGTGTATTATTTATAATGGGTATTTTAGTAACATTAGTTTTGGTAAAGAATAAAGATATAGTTATGGAATATTTTGGTGTTTTTTCCATATCTATGATTTACATTTCATTTAATCTTTCTTTTTTTATTCCACTTTATAAATATTATGGTGCATCGCTGGCTTTACTAACATTAACTCTATCCTGGGCATATGATAGTTTTGCGTACTTTTTTGGTCTTGCTTTTGGGAAACACAAATTATCTAAAGTTTACAGTCCAAATAAAAGTTATGAAGGGCTTTTTGGAGGAATTTTTGGTACATTTATTTATGTTTTAATTTATTTTTATGTTATGAAAACCTTTTTTCAATGCAATACTAATATTAGTTATTTGTATTCTGTGCCTTTTGCTATAATTACAGGACTATTTGATACATTGGGAGATCTTTTTGAATCTGCTATAAAGAGGGCATATGGTTTAAAGCATATAGGAAAATTTATGCCTGGACATGGAGGAATGTTAGATAGAATAGATGGATTGTTATTTGTTGCTCCGATTATATTTATATTTTTGAAAATTTTTGTAGGTTAA
- the uppS gene encoding polyprenyl diphosphate synthase: MLRHIAFIMDGNGRWAKRQNKPRMYGHYKGAYKIEEVVRWSAKRGVKYTTFYAFSTENWKRPKKEVNFIFGLLQSKIAEFYERMDKEGVKLVFSGRLKELGDKIYNICREYEEKTKNNERIVVNMAINYGGRAEIIDAVNRILESGLQKIDENIFNSFLYRPEIPDPDLIIRTSGEMRLSNFLTWEAAYSELYFTNVLWPDFSEKDLQEAIDDYFKRNRRFGGIK, encoded by the coding sequence ATGTTGCGGCATATAGCTTTTATAATGGATGGAAATGGAAGATGGGCGAAAAGACAAAATAAGCCTAGAATGTATGGTCATTACAAGGGAGCGTATAAAATTGAGGAAGTAGTAAGATGGTCTGCAAAACGTGGTGTAAAGTACACCACGTTTTATGCATTTTCAACGGAAAATTGGAAAAGACCGAAAAAAGAAGTAAATTTTATCTTTGGCCTTCTGCAGAGTAAAATTGCTGAATTTTACGAAAGAATGGATAAAGAAGGAGTAAAACTAGTCTTTTCAGGACGTCTAAAAGAATTGGGTGATAAGATATACAATATTTGTAGAGAATATGAAGAAAAGACGAAGAATAATGAGAGAATAGTTGTAAATATGGCAATAAATTACGGAGGGAGAGCAGAGATAATAGATGCTGTTAATAGAATTTTAGAGAGTGGACTACAGAAAATAGATGAAAATATTTTTAATTCGTTTCTTTATAGACCTGAAATTCCTGATCCAGATTTGATAATTAGAACTTCTGGAGAAATGAGGTTAAGTAATTTTTTAACATGGGAAGCTGCGTACAGTGAACTTTATTTTACAAATGTTTTGTGGCCAGATTTTTCAGAAAAAGATTTGCAAGAGGCGATAGATGATTATTTCAAAAGGAATAGGAGATTTGGGGGGATAAAGTGA
- a CDS encoding diguanylate cyclase domain-containing protein, with protein MGEYEKMTKEELIVRIRELEDELLLLKTRQNELESLLTEYSEIVKKQFEAFDDFIKDLGTKRMIDPLTRVYSKEHILKLISYYHQKAFEENFEYAIILIKLRGINEKEDFEKEQIIITLGKVLRESVRVPLDSIGRYSYDSFLVLLTEISKENANVVKDRIESLMNIKLPEVEFDIKMATYPYDSTNLEELLNIVKE; from the coding sequence ATGGGTGAATATGAAAAAATGACAAAAGAGGAATTGATAGTTAGAATTAGAGAGTTAGAAGATGAGTTATTATTACTCAAAACAAGACAAAACGAGCTTGAAAGCTTGCTTACTGAATATTCAGAGATTGTAAAGAAGCAATTTGAAGCCTTTGATGATTTTATAAAAGATTTGGGAACAAAGAGAATGATTGACCCGTTAACAAGGGTTTATTCGAAAGAACATATATTGAAATTAATAAGCTATTATCATCAAAAAGCATTTGAAGAAAACTTTGAATATGCTATTATTCTGATTAAGTTGAGAGGAATAAATGAAAAAGAAGATTTTGAAAAGGAACAAATTATTATTACCTTAGGTAAAGTTTTAAGAGAATCGGTTAGAGTTCCTTTAGATAGTATTGGAAGATATTCATATGATTCATTCTTAGTGCTATTGACCGAAATTTCAAAAGAAAATGCAAATGTTGTAAAGGATAGAATAGAAAGTTTAATGAATATTAAACTTCCAGAAGTGGAGTTTGACATAAAAATGGCTACATATCCTTACGATTCAACAAACCTTGAAGAACTATTAAATATTGTGAAAGAATGA
- a CDS encoding DUF4894 domain-containing protein, whose amino-acid sequence MMFDKKIIFLWSVLFIFFLFFYYPKSNLNYVEESNNVPRFILPYEDNLWIVSSNGKIIDIVDNYKVFSSLPVIVIPIDEIDYFRGKVSEKYLKNLSFGIPNFVYEINFVENYMVLNNNSKVFFNENFDFKVYFEKLKIVYKYIEPNEVYYFSNDRLIKAR is encoded by the coding sequence ATGATGTTTGATAAAAAGATTATATTTTTGTGGAGCGTATTATTCATCTTTTTTTTGTTTTTCTATTATCCAAAAAGTAATTTAAATTATGTCGAGGAGTCTAATAACGTCCCTAGGTTTATTTTACCATATGAAGATAATTTGTGGATAGTTTCCTCAAATGGTAAAATAATTGACATAGTAGATAATTATAAAGTATTTTCTTCTTTGCCTGTGATTGTGATTCCTATAGATGAAATAGATTATTTTAGAGGGAAGGTTAGTGAAAAATATTTGAAAAATCTATCTTTTGGTATACCTAACTTTGTGTATGAAATAAATTTTGTTGAAAATTACATGGTATTAAACAATAATTCAAAAGTGTTTTTTAATGAGAATTTTGATTTTAAAGTTTATTTTGAAAAGTTGAAAATAGTGTATAAATATATTGAACCAAACGAGGTTTATTATTTTTCTAATGATAGGTTAATAAAGGCGAGGTGA